One window from the genome of Pedobacter schmidteae encodes:
- the gcvT gene encoding glycine cleavage system aminomethyltransferase GcvT — MKNTALTDKHISLGAKMVPFAGYNMPVQYEGINAEHATVRTGVGVFDVSHMGEFILKGENALDLIQRVTSNDASKLYDGKVQYSCLPNENGGIVDDLLVYRIDELTYMLVVNASNIEKDWNWIQKFNTKGVEMHNISDKTSLLAIQGPKAAEALQSLTDVDLASMEYYNFVKGQFAGVDNVVISATGYTGAGGFEVYFDNEHADVIWNAIFEAGKPFNIKPIGLGARDTLRLEMGFCLYGNDIDDTTSPIAAGLGWITKFSKIFTNSEALLAEKEAGVARKLIGFEMIDRGIPRHDYEIVNAEGDVIGRVTSGTQSPSLQKAIGMGYIDKAMAKEGTEIYISIRNSKIKAKVVKFPFYK; from the coding sequence ATGAAGAATACCGCACTAACCGATAAACACATTTCATTGGGCGCCAAAATGGTGCCTTTTGCAGGATACAATATGCCTGTACAATACGAAGGCATTAACGCAGAGCACGCTACAGTAAGAACCGGCGTAGGTGTTTTTGATGTAAGCCATATGGGTGAGTTCATCTTAAAAGGTGAAAATGCTTTAGACCTGATTCAACGCGTTACCAGTAATGATGCATCAAAACTTTACGATGGTAAAGTACAGTATTCTTGCCTGCCTAATGAAAACGGTGGTATTGTTGACGACTTGCTGGTTTATCGTATTGACGAACTAACCTATATGCTGGTTGTGAATGCTTCCAACATCGAAAAAGACTGGAACTGGATACAAAAATTCAATACAAAAGGTGTTGAAATGCACAATATCTCTGACAAAACTTCATTGCTGGCTATTCAGGGACCAAAAGCTGCTGAGGCTTTGCAAAGCTTAACTGATGTTGATCTGGCTTCGATGGAATATTATAATTTTGTTAAAGGTCAGTTTGCTGGTGTTGACAATGTGGTGATCTCGGCAACGGGATATACAGGTGCCGGTGGGTTTGAGGTTTATTTTGATAATGAACATGCTGACGTGATCTGGAATGCTATTTTTGAGGCAGGTAAGCCGTTTAATATCAAACCAATTGGCCTGGGTGCCCGCGATACCCTGCGTTTGGAAATGGGTTTCTGCCTGTATGGGAATGATATTGATGATACCACCTCACCGATAGCTGCCGGATTGGGTTGGATTACTAAATTCTCGAAAATATTTACCAATTCGGAGGCATTATTGGCAGAAAAGGAAGCCGGTGTGGCCCGTAAATTAATTGGTTTTGAAATGATCGACAGAGGAATCCCTCGTCATGATTATGAAATCGTAAATGCTGAAGGCGATGTGATTGGGCGAGTGACCTCAGGTACACAATCGCCATCCCTGCAAAAAGCGATAGGAATGGGATACATAGATAAGGCCATGGCCAAAGAAGGAACCGAGATCTATATCAGTATCCGTAACAGCAAGATAAAAGCTAAAGTAGTAAAGTTCCCATTTTATAAATAA
- a CDS encoding glycosyltransferase family 4 protein has protein sequence MKTLILTNRVPFPPNSGYPIVVYNTIKGLLKLGVDITLFSINTNKHRVDVDDIYDPVFEQIKFHSFSIDTEVNVWGALINIFSNQSYNVSRFFDEDAARLLEDILKENDFDIIQFEGLFVVPYLDVVKTNSNAKVIYRAHNIEFDVWERIAMREQFTPRRRYLQFLARRLKYYETEQINRFHQVFAISEPDRQNIVKFGCETALDVFPVALDFEKYVTEQTNTGFPTLFHLGAMDWRPNKEGLEWFLDEIWPDIEKLNSELRFYIAGKNMQRQFFEYESENLVVEGEIFDAVEFINSKSIMIVPLLSASGMRVKIIEGMAMRKCIIATSMAAEGIRCEHGKDILIANTADEFYRSILQCITNPKKWREIGDNARKTVERDHDINVVSERMLKVYQKLISA, from the coding sequence TTGAAAACACTGATACTGACAAACAGAGTTCCCTTTCCACCCAATAGTGGTTATCCCATAGTGGTTTATAACACCATTAAAGGGCTGCTAAAGCTTGGGGTAGACATTACTTTGTTTAGTATCAACACCAATAAACACCGGGTTGATGTAGATGATATTTATGATCCGGTTTTTGAACAGATCAAATTCCATTCTTTTAGTATTGATACAGAAGTAAACGTCTGGGGCGCATTGATTAATATTTTTTCCAATCAGTCGTACAACGTTTCCAGGTTTTTTGATGAAGATGCTGCACGTTTGCTGGAAGACATTTTGAAGGAGAATGATTTTGATATTATTCAGTTTGAAGGATTGTTTGTGGTACCTTATCTGGATGTGGTGAAAACCAATAGCAATGCAAAAGTCATTTACAGGGCCCATAATATTGAATTTGATGTTTGGGAACGAATAGCCATGCGCGAGCAATTTACGCCTAGACGCCGGTACCTTCAATTTTTGGCACGCCGGTTAAAATATTATGAAACGGAACAGATCAATCGCTTTCACCAGGTATTTGCCATTAGCGAACCCGACCGGCAGAACATTGTAAAGTTTGGTTGTGAAACAGCCCTTGATGTATTTCCCGTGGCGCTTGATTTTGAAAAATATGTCACGGAGCAGACCAACACCGGCTTCCCTACACTTTTTCACCTGGGGGCAATGGACTGGCGACCGAATAAAGAGGGGCTAGAATGGTTTCTGGATGAAATATGGCCCGACATTGAAAAACTGAACAGCGAACTACGGTTTTATATTGCCGGTAAAAATATGCAAAGGCAATTTTTTGAATATGAATCAGAAAACCTGGTGGTAGAAGGAGAAATCTTTGATGCAGTTGAATTTATCAATTCTAAGTCTATTATGATTGTGCCGTTGCTATCGGCTAGTGGTATGCGGGTGAAAATTATTGAAGGGATGGCGATGCGTAAATGCATTATTGCCACCAGCATGGCAGCCGAGGGGATCAGGTGCGAGCATGGTAAAGATATTCTGATTGCGAATACAGCTGATGAATTTTACCGGTCGATTTTACAATGCATCACCAATCCTAAAAAGTGGCGTGAAATAGGTGATAATGCCCGAAAAACGGTAGAGCGGGACCATGATATTAATGTCGTTTCGGAAAGGATGCTGAAAGTTTATCAAAAATTAATTAGTGCCTAA
- a CDS encoding ribonuclease HII — protein MLLNCYQQKFIEAGCDEAGRGCLAGPVFAAAVILPPDFVAGELNDSKKLNHQQREKLRVIIEKEAIAWAVAEVDHIEIDQINILNASFLAMHRAIAKLSVTPGYLSIDGNRFKTYSDIPHSCIVKGDGKYLNIAAASILAKTHRDEFMERIAMEYPQYQWQKNKGYPTVAHRNAALTHGLSPYHRKTFTVSAPQLKLFSEIAG, from the coding sequence ATGTTATTAAATTGTTATCAGCAGAAATTTATAGAAGCGGGTTGCGATGAAGCCGGCAGAGGTTGCCTTGCCGGTCCTGTATTTGCCGCTGCAGTAATTTTGCCGCCTGATTTTGTTGCCGGGGAGCTGAATGACTCCAAGAAACTCAATCATCAGCAGCGAGAGAAATTACGGGTAATCATCGAAAAAGAAGCGATTGCCTGGGCTGTAGCTGAGGTAGATCATATAGAAATTGATCAGATCAATATTCTTAATGCTTCTTTTTTGGCGATGCACCGGGCCATCGCAAAATTAAGTGTTACCCCCGGCTATTTGAGCATCGATGGCAATCGTTTTAAAACATATTCCGACATCCCTCACAGCTGTATTGTAAAAGGGGATGGTAAATATTTGAATATTGCGGCGGCTTCGATTTTGGCAAAAACGCATAGGGACGAATTTATGGAGCGTATTGCTATGGAATATCCCCAATACCAATGGCAAAAAAACAAAGGATATCCTACGGTTGCGCATCGTAATGCTGCACTAACTCATGGTTTATCGCCATATCATCGTAAAACTTTTACGGTTAGTGCTCCTCAGCTTAAGCTGTTTTCCGAAATAGCAGGATAA
- a CDS encoding ABC transporter permease has translation MEVNNSPSGKVWKRFKRNRGAFAGLLLILLLAILGVLGYLITPDQTPMANTMHLQLSNKKPGRTFNFLIVSQRKDVKKVNFLELMFFGQEASYKSIPITSYRKEGNKVYAREYIGDDEQAEETMYPVIPGNQQYEQTYWLGTDTYGRDMLSRLILGIRVSLSVGLMAVLISLFIGVSLGALAGYFGGKTDASISWFMNVIWSLPSLLLVIAISFALGKGFWQIFIAVGLSTWVDVARLVRGQVMALKEVEFVEAATALGFSTSRTIVRHILPNIAGPILVVASANFASAILLETGLSFLGFGAQPPMPSWGTMIKEHYAYIIMDAAYLALLPGLAIMLTVYAFNLLAIGLRDAFDVKSQNISV, from the coding sequence ATGGAAGTCAATAACAGTCCTTCAGGTAAAGTATGGAAGCGGTTTAAGCGAAACCGGGGTGCTTTTGCCGGGCTGTTATTGATCTTATTGCTAGCCATATTGGGGGTTTTAGGTTACCTGATTACACCTGACCAGACACCGATGGCCAATACCATGCATTTGCAGCTGAGCAATAAAAAGCCAGGCCGGACTTTTAACTTTTTGATTGTTAGTCAAAGAAAGGATGTCAAAAAAGTAAATTTCCTGGAACTGATGTTTTTTGGACAAGAGGCATCCTATAAGAGCATCCCTATTACCTCTTACCGAAAAGAAGGGAATAAAGTTTATGCGAGGGAATATATTGGGGATGATGAGCAGGCTGAAGAAACGATGTACCCTGTGATTCCCGGAAATCAGCAATATGAACAAACTTATTGGTTGGGAACCGATACCTATGGCCGGGATATGCTTAGTCGCCTGATTTTAGGGATCAGAGTGTCTTTGTCGGTAGGGCTAATGGCAGTGTTGATTTCTCTTTTTATAGGTGTTAGTCTGGGAGCGCTGGCCGGGTATTTTGGCGGAAAGACTGATGCGAGCATTAGTTGGTTTATGAATGTGATTTGGTCACTTCCTTCCTTGTTACTGGTTATTGCTATTTCCTTTGCTTTAGGAAAGGGGTTCTGGCAGATATTTATTGCGGTAGGCTTATCGACCTGGGTAGACGTAGCGCGATTGGTACGTGGACAGGTGATGGCCTTAAAAGAAGTGGAGTTTGTGGAAGCTGCTACAGCACTTGGGTTCTCGACCTCAAGAACTATTGTAAGGCATATTCTACCTAATATAGCCGGCCCCATATTGGTGGTTGCCTCGGCTAATTTTGCTTCGGCCATATTGTTGGAAACAGGACTGAGTTTTCTGGGCTTTGGTGCACAGCCACCTATGCCAAGCTGGGGTACCATGATTAAGGAGCATTATGCTTATATCATCATGGACGCAGCCTATTTGGCATTGTTACCAGGTCTGGCCATTATGTTAACCGTTTACGCCTTTAACTTGCTGGCCATTGGCTTGCGCGATGCATTTGATGTCAAATCACAGAATATATCTGTGTAA
- a CDS encoding glycosyltransferase, whose protein sequence is MEIFSVISYLSSFLTVLYVVVVLAFVKGWHKLIYFKPEKRVLTTKVSILVAARNEEGNISRTIADLIAQRYNKELTEIIFIDDHSTDRTAAIIESYADSGVKLIRLNEDQPLNSYKKKAIQTAIGVATGKLMITTDADCRMGPDWLSTIVSFYEEKKNKMISSPVAYFEEKSFFERAQTLEFLYLIGLGAATIGNKRPSTCNGANLAYEREAFYEVGGFKGIDDLASGDDELLLHKMAAKFEGNIGFLKNEDAVVYTHPKASLKAFIQQRKRWASKSTRYKNKSIIVLGVCIWLFNLSILINAGVGIFIGFYFKLALAQLLAKMLVEFLFLYDVTTFAKRRNLLGLLPVLNVLHILYIVYIGVAGNTGKYNWKDRMVK, encoded by the coding sequence TTGGAAATATTCAGCGTAATTAGTTATCTCTCCTCATTTTTAACGGTTTTGTATGTCGTAGTGGTGCTTGCTTTTGTAAAAGGATGGCACAAACTGATCTATTTTAAGCCAGAGAAAAGGGTGTTGACCACCAAAGTGTCGATACTTGTAGCTGCGCGAAATGAAGAGGGGAACATTTCAAGAACCATTGCGGACCTGATTGCGCAACGTTACAATAAAGAACTAACAGAAATTATATTTATTGATGATCACTCTACCGACCGCACGGCAGCAATTATTGAATCCTATGCGGACAGTGGGGTAAAGCTGATCCGTTTGAACGAAGATCAACCCTTAAATTCCTATAAGAAAAAGGCTATACAAACGGCTATTGGCGTAGCAACAGGTAAGCTGATGATTACCACCGATGCGGATTGCCGGATGGGCCCTGATTGGTTGAGCACAATTGTGAGCTTTTATGAAGAAAAGAAAAATAAAATGATTTCTTCACCGGTAGCCTATTTTGAAGAGAAGAGTTTTTTTGAACGGGCACAGACACTTGAGTTTTTATATTTGATTGGTCTGGGCGCTGCAACGATAGGAAATAAAAGGCCCTCTACCTGCAATGGTGCCAACCTGGCCTACGAGCGGGAGGCGTTTTATGAGGTAGGTGGTTTTAAAGGAATTGACGACCTGGCCTCGGGCGATGACGAGTTGTTATTGCATAAAATGGCCGCGAAATTTGAGGGAAATATCGGATTTTTAAAAAATGAAGACGCCGTAGTTTATACGCACCCTAAAGCTTCTTTAAAAGCATTTATTCAGCAGCGTAAACGATGGGCGTCTAAAAGTACCAGATATAAAAATAAGTCTATCATTGTATTGGGGGTATGCATCTGGTTATTTAATCTTAGTATACTGATCAACGCTGGTGTAGGTATATTTATTGGATTTTATTTTAAGCTTGCTCTGGCACAGTTGCTGGCAAAGATGCTGGTCGAATTCCTGTTTTTATATGATGTAACTACATTTGCCAAAAGAAGGAATTTGCTGGGATTATTGCCCGTGTTGAATGTGTTACATATCTTGTATATTGTTTACATCGGGGTAGCCGGAAATACAGGTAAATACAACTGGAAAGACAGAATGGTAAAATAA
- the ruvC gene encoding crossover junction endodeoxyribonuclease RuvC: protein MLAEKKERVIMGIDPGTAIMGYGVILEKGSKIELITMGVVKMDHLDDHFLKLQRIFEKTVKLIDEYKPDTLALEAPFYGKNIQVMLKLGRAQGIAMAAALSRNIPINEYAPRKIKQAITGNGSAGKEQVAAMLQRLLNFKETPEFLDATDGLAVAVCHSFQKIATGGKGKTYSGWESFVSDNKKRIK, encoded by the coding sequence ATGTTGGCTGAAAAAAAGGAAAGGGTGATAATGGGTATTGATCCGGGAACCGCTATCATGGGCTACGGTGTGATACTTGAGAAGGGGAGCAAAATTGAATTGATCACCATGGGCGTGGTTAAAATGGATCATCTGGATGATCATTTCTTGAAGCTTCAACGGATTTTCGAAAAAACGGTAAAGCTAATTGACGAGTATAAACCGGATACACTGGCGCTGGAAGCTCCTTTTTATGGCAAAAATATTCAGGTAATGCTCAAACTGGGCCGCGCACAAGGCATTGCAATGGCCGCTGCCCTATCACGCAATATTCCTATTAATGAATATGCTCCCCGTAAAATAAAACAAGCCATCACCGGAAACGGGAGTGCAGGGAAAGAACAGGTGGCTGCGATGTTACAAAGGTTATTAAATTTCAAGGAAACACCCGAGTTCCTGGATGCAACAGATGGCCTGGCTGTAGCCGTTTGTCATTCTTTTCAGAAAATAGCCACGGGTGGCAAAGGAAAAACCTATTCGGGTTGGGAGTCTTTTGTAAGCGATAATAAAAAACGAATTAAATAA
- a CDS encoding DUF4349 domain-containing protein, producing the protein MKKYLIYCIITIAVLGCANEKRGESMATADATAENLEATDSALTEKVIKTADMRFRVKDVQDTKERLSQVIKAEGGNIAEFSIESNIQHTEKVKYSADSLLELTSYRTTGLVVAKVPSEKLDEFTNKVARMAVFVDFQSMKLDDQSLSYLSNKLKNQNRVEAVAQLNKHANKKSNNVETSLSVKDDYVDKKIENLSIDSRVRYSNITLNFYQDNTVKSTIVGNDDLYDYRPAFLRRFVLNIQNGWVIFKEFVLILTNLWMLILLLVAGYLTFRYYKRKRTEA; encoded by the coding sequence ATGAAAAAATATTTAATCTATTGTATAATTACAATAGCGGTTTTAGGCTGCGCCAATGAAAAAAGAGGAGAGTCAATGGCAACTGCCGATGCAACTGCGGAAAATCTGGAAGCGACGGATAGTGCCTTAACAGAAAAGGTAATCAAAACCGCAGACATGCGTTTCAGGGTTAAAGATGTTCAGGATACGAAAGAGCGTTTGAGCCAGGTGATCAAAGCGGAGGGCGGTAACATTGCTGAGTTTTCTATTGAAAGTAATATTCAACATACGGAGAAAGTAAAGTATTCGGCAGACTCTTTATTGGAGCTGACTTCCTACAGAACTACGGGGCTGGTGGTTGCAAAAGTGCCTTCCGAAAAGTTGGATGAATTTACCAACAAAGTAGCGAGGATGGCTGTGTTTGTTGATTTTCAATCGATGAAACTGGATGATCAAAGTCTATCCTATTTGAGCAATAAGCTTAAAAACCAAAACAGGGTAGAGGCGGTAGCACAATTAAATAAACATGCCAATAAGAAAAGTAATAATGTAGAAACTTCTTTGTCTGTTAAGGATGATTATGTGGACAAGAAGATCGAGAATTTAAGTATCGATAGCCGCGTTCGGTACAGCAATATTACGCTTAACTTTTATCAGGACAATACGGTTAAATCAACAATAGTTGGGAATGACGACCTGTACGATTACCGCCCGGCATTTTTAAGAAGATTTGTGCTTAACATTCAAAACGGCTGGGTGATTTTTAAAGAATTTGTACTCATACTGACCAACCTATGGATGCTGATATTGTTGTTGGTAGCGGGTTATTTGACCTTTAGATATTATAAAAGAAAAAGAACTGAAGCTTAA